AAGCATTTTCCTATGAGTTTCCCCATTTAAAATCAACCCCCTTCTTGGTCAATTCGTTCAAAGGAGCAGCGATGGTACTGAAATCCCTCACAACCCTTCTATAGAAACCAGCAAGGCCATGAAAACTTCTTACATGACTTACATTCATTGGAGTTGGCCAATCCTTGATGGCTTTCACCTTGGTTTCATCCACTTCTATTCCCTTTCCTAAAACAACAAAGCCAAGAAACACAATGTGGTCTGTGCAAAAATTGCACTTCTCAAGATTAGCAAATAATTCCTCCTTTCGAAGCTCATCCAAAACTTGACGAATGTGATTCATATGTTcttcaaaagacttgctgtaaattaagATATCATCAAATTAGACaacaacaaatttcccaatgaaagctCTCAAGACatggttcattaatctcatgaaagtactaggagTATTAGTCAAACCAAATGGCATAACTAACCATTCATACAgcccaaattttgttttaaatgcagttttccatttgTCTCCAGTTTTCATTCTTATTTGATGGTATCCActtctcaaatcaattttagtgAAGATTATGGAACCACTCAATTGATCAAGCATGTCATCTAACcgtggaataggatgacgatagcgAACAATGATGTTATTtatagctctacaatcaacacacatcctccaagaAACATCTTTCTTAGGTACTAAGATCATAGGAATAGCACAAGGACTTAAATTTTCTTGAACAAAACCTTTATCAAGAAGTTCTTGTACTTGCCTTTGTATCTCCTTTGTTTCTTCAGGATTGGTTCGCTACGGTGGACGGCTAGGGAGTGCAGCCCCTGAAACGAGATCAATTTGATGTTCAATCCCACGAATTGGAGGTAGTCCAGCCGGTGTTTCTTTTGGAAAAACATCTCCATAGTCCTGCAAAAGATGAGACACAACACTAGCAAGAGAGGTGATGTCGTTAGGTGAAATTAAAATGTCTTTGCACACAAGTACAAAGAGCACTTGATCTGGGTTGTTCCTCACTTCCCTCAATTTAGATTTTGTGGCTAGCATAACTAGATGTTATCCctctcctctctttttttctctcaaatttgGCTTGTGGCTCTCACTCACCGAGTTGTGGATGGCACTCATTTTCTTTTGCACTACTCCTTCTTTACTCGCTGGACCAATTTTAGATTTCTTTTGTAAGTGCTTAGCCATAATTTGTTGAGGTGTCATAGGCTTGAGTACAAACATCTTCCCTTTCAAATCTAATGTGTACTGATTTGTCCTCCCACAATGCTGAGTGTACCGGTCATATTGCCAAGGCCTTCCAAGCAACAAGTGACACACTGACATGGGTGCCACATCACACTCTACTATGTCAATATATTCACCAATCTTGAATAGAACTTTCACCTTATAACCAATCTTAATATCTCCTGAATCATTCAGTCATTGGACATGATGTGGATGAGGATGTCACTACAGCTTCAAACCAAGCTTATCAACCATCTCACAACTAGCAAGATTATGGCAACTCCCACCATCAATGATCACCTTCACCACTTTATCTTCCACCTTTGCTCTAGTTTGAAAAAGATTATGCCGCTATGAAATTTCAGCATCTTTCACTTGAACACTCAAGATTTGTGCTACCACAAGAGCAACACCATGCTCAAACTCACATCCAGTATGTTCCTCATCTTCATGGGCTTCATCAATGAACTCTTCCTCAACTTCTTCACTAGCTAAATCATATTCTCCACTGTCATTCACAATGATCACACGATTATTTGGACACTCCTTGATTACATGCCCACGGtctccacatttgaagcactgaATCCCACTACTCTTGGATGTAGAACCCACTGAAGTAGCGATGGATGCTGCAGGTTTAGAACTCATGCTTGGGGCAGCAGCATTCTTCCAACTAAAAACACCTTGAACATTGGAGCGCAAGCCTCCACTTGAGCTTTTTGCCATTGAGGGTGCAGCAGTGAACTTGGAGATTGACTTGCTTCCTGCTGACATAGTCCTCACACCATATGACAAGGACTTGATGCTCTTAGCATCTTGCTGCACTTGGCATTCAGCTTTGGTTGCTTGATGTACAAAATCAATAAGATGATGGTATGGCTGAAACTCAACAATGCGCTGGATATTACGATGTAACCCAAGCATGAAACGTGCAATAGTTTGCTCTTCATCTTCATACACATTGGCTCTAATCATAGACTTCTCCATCTCCTTATAATACTCCTCAACAGAGAAATTTCCTTGCTTCAGATTCTGTAATTTATCAAAAAGATCACGCTGATAGTGCTTCGGCATAAAATGAGTTCTCATTTCTCTCTTCATTTCTTCCCAAGTGGCAATAGGATTTTCTCCATCTTCTTCATGATCATAGAGAAGTTGCTCCCACCATATCAGAGCATATCCTTCAAACTCCAGAGATGCCATTGCCAACTTGTTCTCCTCTGCATAATTATGTAGGCGGAAGATCTTGTCCACCTTCAACTGCTAAGTGAAATAAGCTTTGGGATCAGACCCTCCATCAAACTTTGGCATGGTAAACTTCAGTTTTCCAAACCTCTCCTCATGGTTACCTCCTCTACAATGTCAGTGACCAAAACGATATTGAGAATGattatcatcatcctcatcttcagattcatcattgtcatcatttcTTTGACCTCGACCTCTTCCTCTACCATGTGCAGCACCTCAGTTCCTCCTTTCTTGTTCTCTTGCTCTTATAGCAGCAGCTCTTCCATCACTATCTTTTCCATCTTCACCATGGTTGCTTGCACCATCATGAGGTTGGCGACATCCTCTGATTTCAGCCATAAAGGCCTGAAGATCTTGTGTCAACCGGTCTTGCTTGTGTTCCATGCTTTGCTTTAGTTCATTGAATTGTGCCATAGTAACACAATCTTCTATCTTAACTCCATTCATCTTCCTGTAAGGTTAGATAAATACGAACAATAGGTATTTGTGGAATATaaatgttgggttcataaacctagggtccctcagggaccagcttccacgccaaggcttggcccaagcagacagcacgcaactcatgggtcggcccaagagtctaaaataaCAGGCCAAAAGGGCGGTCTAGTCACCAACAagaaggtctggccaaagaggaacaacgcccgctcgTTGACTACTTCAGCCCACCTCTCCAATCGGAGCACTCACTTTGGACTCTAGCCGCCTccagatggcctctccgatcgaaaggcctagcccaagcaccacttctgactccgaccccatgtctccgaccggggtttgccgaaaccctgctcaccgctcttctctaacCGACGCACTCAGAgctgactagagccatccgaccagggacgcccgctcagtaggGACCAGGAGAtatgcggagaaaagcaaggcgaggctcacaagtcaaaaccactgtaccagggaccataccctacacagaACAGTATTCCATaaccgccctaacacaaacagtattgtaggcgctgacatttccctctatagtgttgtgggcgccattgactcccataTGACAAGGCCCCCTACATGCccctaggcatcgatagtgttgtgggcgctggaaTTACCGTACCGAGTAAACATGgtgaaaacccctcacatgcctctgggcatcaatagtatagcagaTACTgatatctgccatacccaaacaagacgacgtaacctcccacatgcattgacattctatagtgacatcaacagtgttgtgggcgcctaccattatcctgcACCCGttgacatgggcaacaaggcttagaagcattcgtactctctccctctcacttgtaaggccatccccttcatctataaaaggggatgtgctctctcccaatagaccatgttaacccaagttgattcaagctcagtcccttcagattcattagattgatcaagttcactagctcacaaccacagaactgccaggttcagatctcaagcacacgcttgaacacttagcccatagcagagctcctgtcactctcgaccGTTCTGACTGGAGCCGATcggacctctcgtacaccccatctttctccttctcaattgtaaccccactacagacttcgagcacctgggcttaggaataaagtcaccgaccaactcaaactagatgtagggcacgttgcctgaactagtgtaaaccctgtgtcattgagtgctaggccacctccgaccacAACGTACGGCAacactacaaatattcactagttggtcactttctgtaccgacagttggcgtcgtccgtggggaggatgctgtacgttcaacactttttggtcattggatgggccacttttctgccaccctcgccgtggcgggcttGGGCGATACGATTCATTTTGGCTTgttggagtttcctgcactctcacctattgggatgtgggttctacccgtcttcgagccatcctaggccttcctctttggaagcctggacttcgtcaccgaccggctcggcgtactacacctccgcgggAGGCTCATGTCCTGGCACCCATCGAAGGGGGCACCCTCCATTGACTCTGGGACATATGACTTCGACTACgcggcatctgtgcttcatttcgagcaaactctctgctcaaaccccactatgagtaatgtacatgttgttattcACATGCTTTTCTCTATCTTTCGCCGATTACCCAGAGGAACCCCGTTTTCCCC
This sequence is a window from Miscanthus floridulus cultivar M001 chromosome 10, ASM1932011v1, whole genome shotgun sequence. Protein-coding genes within it:
- the LOC136488799 gene encoding uncharacterized protein, which translates into the protein MVEEEVEVKEMMTMMNLKMRMMIIILNIVLVTDIVEELKVDKIFRLHNYAEENKLAMASLEFEGYALIWWEQLLYDHEEDGENPIATWEEMKREMRTHFMPKHYQRDLFDKLQNLKQGNFSVEEYYKEMEKSMIRANVYEDEEQTIARFMLGLHRNIQRIVEFQPYHHLIDFVHQATKAECQVQQDAKSIKSLSYGVRTMSAGSKSISKFTAAPSMAKSSSGGLRSNVQGVFSWKNAAAPSMSSKPAASIATSVGSTSKSSGIQCFKCGDRGHVIKECPNNRVIIVNDSGEYDLASEEVEEEFIDEAHEDEEHTGCEFEHGVALVVAQILSVQVKDAEIS